In Monodelphis domestica isolate mMonDom1 chromosome 1, mMonDom1.pri, whole genome shotgun sequence, the sequence ATCGGAACATGTTCCAAAGGCTTGATTATATATGATGAAAAGTAGTGATGGGAGGTGGATGGGTGTGAGGTCCCCTCATATCTGacccttctttttcctctcttccttcttgttATTTAGCCTACCATAAGCATGAAATGAAATTCACTGCAGTGGGCACATCCAAAGGCCTCTTGGATTTAATTGGTGTAGCCTTCATTGATGGCATTCAATGGGCTTCCTATTACAAATCATCCCAGAAGATTGTGGTGAAGCCAACCCATATATATGAGGCTTTGGGGGAGAATTTTCTTAAGGATATGGACAATGAAATGAAAGACCAGGAGAGAGGTTACCACCACTTCATCCAGTACTTGACAAGAAATGACAAGACTGAGAGTAAGTCAGTTCTACATATCCCTTGTCCCCATTCCTCCCCTCATCTAACTCTTCTTCTATCAAATAACCCGATGAACAAGTGCCCCAAAACATGCTTTTTGAGAATGATATTCTAGAGGGTCAGACCAATGTTGTCTTATTCTATAGGGAAAGGGTTGTGAAGGATACAGATCTGAATCTTAGGATTCATTGAACCACATAAACTTCCAAAGATATCAAATCCTCCATTAAAAATAGCTCAGAGGACCTTCCTTTAACCCTAAGACTTTCCccacattttatttcttcctatgtTTCTTTAATCATTACATGTGAACTCAAGATACTGAAGTTCTCAATATTCCTTGGTTCCTGAATTCAGTGCACTTGATCCCtggcttcctcctcctcctcctcctcctcctcctcctcctcctactcctcgtcctcctcctctttctcctcctcgtcgttcttcttcttcttcttcttcttcttcttcttcttcttcttcttcttcttcttcttcttcttcttcttcttcttcttcttcttcttcttcttcttcttcttcttcttcttcttcttcttcttcttcttcttcttcttcttcttcttcttcttcttcttcttcttcttcttcttcttcttcttcttcttcttcttcttcttcttcttcttcttcttcttcttcttcttcttcttcttcttcttcttcttcttcttcttcttcttcttcttcttcttcttcttcttcttcttcttcttcttcttcttcttcttcttcttcttctttctccttctcctcctcccctacctatttctcctcctcctcctcttccttattcttcttttctttctcctcctgctGCCTCACTTCCTTTTGACACctgtttttaatttgtatcccaTTAATCCCATTGTTAATCAAAGTAAACCACAGAAATGCATGTATTATAGTGTcaatatagaaaaggaaagaccATAAGAACAGAGAAATAATACAGTAGAAAAAGATAAGTAGGGATACATATAAAAAGTTTAATTGTACTTAACTTATGATTTTCTGTCTTTTGACAGCTCTTCCTATCTTTACTGGAATTCTTCCTAGGTTTGGAAAATCAGACTCTCTTCAATGACACCTGAATATTTCTGCCTCACAAACAAATCCCTCCCACAATTCACAAAatgaatatcttttttcttctgggACACATGATAGAGTTTATCTCCATTAAGCTCTCCATACCTAGCTTCATCATTTTCTCCCAGAATATTCTATGTTTCTCTTCCCCACAGGTAATCACACAATGCAGCTTTACTTAGATTGTGAATTAGATGAAGACACCCATTTGAGTAGCCTTGTAAAGTATGGTTTTGATGGAGAAGATTTCATTGAAATAGATGAACATGGAAAATGGAAGGTCTTGCACCCTTGGGCCCATAGCTTTGAAGACTTTTATGAAGGTCCTGACATCGCCAAActtttaaataagaaatattgCATTGGGGCCATGCTGAAAATCCTTCAGAAGTCAAGCATGAAAGAAAGTCGTGAGttcccttttctccccatccTTTACCAAGCCATCTCCCCCATCCTATCATATAATGTTGGAGCCTTGTAATTAGGATGCCAATGACCTGAGATGCAGCTCTCTCtaacaataaaaaatacaaatagtaGCAATGGGAGGAattaccttttgttttttattcagaTGATGGAAGTCCCAGTCTTATAACCCATTATGGTATGGAGGTCACTCTAAGGGAATGCTTCTCCTTTTTTTAGTATAAAGATTAGCTTTTATTTCAGTTTCATGAACTTCTAAAGTCCTTGGATTACATTTGTACTATTAGTATcctttcattggaaaaatattaaaatactcaAATGCATCTGTGGTCACATTCATGTAAATTTCACCTCCAAAGTAGAAATCATACTTCTTCCATCACTGATTATCAAAGCAATCCTTGTTCCTATCTTTCCATAAATTTGCCACATATGCTATGACTGTTCCAAATTTCACttcctaaaattaatattttatttattaattaacataaatatattttctttcctataaatatattttcagaggACTGAAAATTTTTGTCCACAAGGAGGAATGTAACTTCTGTTTTacatggctctctctctctcttttaaaattagagttttatttttttaattaacagaaatgtatctttctttctcttccatcccTTACCAAGACAAGGAAAAAAGGAGTAACAAATTCTTTGTAACAGATAAGAATTGTCAAGCAAACCAAACAATTTCAATGACTGTGTTTATAAAAGTCTTGTCTGTATCCTAAATCTATCTTCTATATGTCAAGAGGTGGGTAGAATTTTTTATCTTCAGTCCTGTGTAGTCATGGAGAGTCATTGGGTTGATTAGACGTTTTACAACTTTCAAAATTGTCTGTActatgttgttattgtataaattattatcctagttctgctcttatcatttttattaccCTCTAAAagtcttagttttatttatttttcaattcaaaattgttcatttttataaaatggaTGTTATGGTATAGATTTTTCTCATGGTTTTACCTAGTTCACTTTTCTTCAGTTCATACAAGACTTTCTACATTTCTGAAATCATTTATTTCtccattccttttagcacagtaatattctgtcacattcatatgccataattgctttagccactccccaaatgatgggcattccctcaatttccaactttTTTATTTACCACCCTTCAAAGAGCAGCACcaagaatttttatacatattggACTCATTTGTCCTCTTAATTGTAGGCTTACATGTGTCATGTCAAAAGGCATATACACTGTTTAGCAACCTTTTcctaaataattccaaattgccttccagaatgcttaAGCACATCTATAGGCACATCGATAGTTTTGTCACAGTCCCTCCAagatttggcattttctttgtcatctttgcttCTGTTATGGGTGTGAGATACAACATCAGAATTGATGTCATCTACCTTTCTGTAATAATTagttttttagattaaaaaatgtGGCTATATATAGACTGCATTCCATCCCTTGAGAAATGTCTAAGATCATTTATCAACTGTGAAATggatctttttcttaaaaaatggaGTCCATTCTATAAATATCTTGGAATTGAGGTCTTTAAGAGAAACTTGTGGCAAGTTTTTGCAGTCTTTGATTTCCTCTGACATTGAGGGGATACAAACAGAGCACTCTGACCAACCACCTATTACTTCTCACACTTACTACACACCAGGCCATCTTCTTTCCCATTCATATATCTTCCTGATGCCATCCTTTATTCTCATTATTGCTGATggactgggcagctaggtggtgctacAGATTGACCATTGggtctgggatcaggaagagttcaaattggtatgaaatatatataaaacttcagAGACTTACTAGTCATGCATCCCagggcaagttatttgacctctgtttgtctcagtttccttgtctgtaaaatggtcaTAATTATAGTACCTATAGCTCAAGACTgtggtgaggctcaaatgagatagtatttgtaaagtgctaaatACTCCGTCTGGCACATAGAGAATGCTACaaaaatgttagctcttattattatttttattattttcattatttatgaaTAACCTGAATTATGTCATTGTGTTTATTTGAAATGTTGAAATATTAAAGAAGATGGTCTTTTGAACTTCAAATAACATCAACTGCTTATTATGACTTCAGATgcctcctgattttacagatacaGATAATCACAGAATTTCCAAATTAGTAGAAATGTCATTTCTAGGTGAAAAAGTCTTGCTACTAAAAAATACCCAGTATGATTCCCTTTACCAAATCTGAGGCAATGAAGTGTATTAGGTGTGGAAtgagtctttttttaaatacagtcactgactatgtatatttgctacaaaaatatttctttcttttcttttttttctaatgggGTATCTGGGGAGAGAGATTAAATATATTtctgttaatttaaaaaagagaggtaGAGGGATTTTTTTGaagacatatattttttttattgttgttacaaCAGACTACTcactaagtatatatatatatatatatatatatatatatatagagagagagagagagagagagagagagagtataatctctaaatatataagtaaaaaaaTCCATATCTATAAAtctaaaatatatgtatgcatgtaaaaacaaaattgaaagaagccagaatttccaaaaaaaaatcctatcacCTATATACGAAAAGAATTATGCTGTTTTAAAGACACCCTACAAGTGGCCATCTCATTTTTGCCTGAGGACCTCTAATGAGGtggaattccctccctccccagtatTCATTCCATGACAGTATTTGATAGTTCATCATCATGATCATAAAAAAAATGTCATGGACTTCTACTAAGTGCAGAGCATGGTATTAGACACTAGGAGGGGCTGGGATACAGAGAGGCAACTGATGTACTGGAGGAGGAAAGAGTTAAAATCTGCCAGTgagggaagaatggaaaagaaaaatgaatgcttCCTAATTAACGTTGGGCACaatgtctttcttctctcttctgccttcagTACCACCTGAGGTGTATGTGTCCCGCCAAGAATTCCCTAATGGCACTATCAGCTTTTCTTGTACAGCCACAGGCTTCTACTCACAATCCATCCTGATGCACTGGAAGAAGGGTGTTGATGAAGCTATTTTGGGGAAAGAGAGCTCTAGCAATATACTTCCCAATTATGATGATACCTTTTATTGCCGAATTTCCCTGGAGATCCAGCCAGGAGATAGTGGGACAGGTTATGCTTGTGTGGTGAATCACAGTCATCTGGAGACACCAACTGTGTACCCTGGTGAGTGTCTCAGCTAAGCTACCTAGGCCCATCCCCTGAAGGCCATGGAATTCTGTTACCCCCCTGCCCACATCCATCCCTGCCTGGTAAAGGGTTCAAGGCCAAAGTTCCCACTAGGTACTTTCTCCATGACACCAAGAAGAAATTTAGAGTTAGGATTTCTAATTTCCCCAATCCCATTCATTCACTTGTTCTCTCTCTGCAGTTCCTGAGAAGCCTTCCGAGGGGAATATTTGGGTTATTGTCCTGAGCATCCTGCTAGCAGCCATTCTGATGATTAGCTGTTTTGTAATCTTCAAGAAATGGAGGAAGACATATTCAAGTTTGCACTGTTAGGTGAGAGGGAAATggatgggaagaagagaatacaaaagaaCAGAAGTTGGGATTGATGTTAATAATTATAGACTTGTAAAAAGAACCCCAGAAACAGAGTGGGAAGGGACTTTGAATGCCATCTAATCCAAATCTTATAAAAACATCATTTCTCTGTCCATAATTCCCAACAAATGATCATTCATCCTTGGATGAATTTCTTTACATGGATGCTTATTTGTTTGAAAGGCAACATGACACAATGGACATAGAATAGCTGAGTTCAGATCTGCCTTCTGACACAAACTGGTTTTGTGTGCCTAAATCACTTAAGCCCTCTTCAGCCTAGGAAATTCTCTAATACTCCAAGTTCATAGAAGATGCTTCCATTGGTAGAGTTTTCTTGTCTGTGTTTAGAACAATACCTGCCACAGAGACAGTCCTTAAACAAGTCTTGATGTAGACTCACTGATCTGGAAGTTCTTTTCACCAGTAAAATCTCAGGACTAGAGCTCATatctatatttacttttttatatcaACAACATTTTCCACTGTATTTACCCTCTACTCTTTCCTAGGAGTCCACCCattttaataaagaatttaaaagctATATATGTGTAGGAGTGATAATTGAGCAAACTTTTACCAAAACATCCAAATAGAATGGCCAAAGACACTCCCTCCTGAACAAGGAATATCTTTCTACTTTTAGACagtttaaataattataaagttttttCATATATGCTCGCAGAAtctgccttcctttccttcccagtcTTCATTCATACTCCCTACCCCTGGGACCAAGTAGAataatttcaatttcattttctgcatggaagaaattcagaaacagagaagaggtTCTATCACCATTTGCTTCAAATTATGCTTAGGTGAATTATTTTTTAGTCTTCTCATCATCCTAGTTACTTACTTCTGGAATGCTTCAGCTTACTTTCCTTACTAAAAAAATAGCATCCCCAGAGAAGAGAGCAATCCAGATAGGCTCACACCAGGGCAAAGTTTAACATGGCCATTGCTGCCCTCATTCAGGATGTTGTATCTCTATTCATGCATACTAAGATGACTTTAGCTTTTTAGCTGCTGTGTTCCATTGCTGACTCTTAAGCAGTCTGATCTCCACTAAAACCCCCAGGTTGTTTTTACACAAACTATTGTTAGCTACCTAGTCTCCAACCCAACTAtaggactttttatttttttaaacccttaccttctgtcttaaaatcactacttttaatcattgttttttcttgttgCCCACTTCATGGATCCCAACTCTCCTCCAATTGTGTTAATTATCCCTCCctgttttttctttcatctttcatctttaagAAATAGTCTATCTACGATTTAATGCAAATCATCGAATGACATACTGAATAGAAAGGTGTTATGGATAGATCCCTATGTCATCCTATTGCAGACATTCCTTACTACATTTGTCGCTGATGCACTCACTGATCAACAGATTTTGGGCCCAGACTTTCAAGCAGTTTTAAATTTAACCAATTCTACAATCATGATTTTCCCTTGAAATGGAACAAGGAGATCTTTGTCAAAAATGTTGTGAAATCCATGTAATGTCTATGACAGTTCCCTGATTGACAATGACATGTTCattaaatggaaataaagttCCTCTGGAATGACCCATTTTCCTTGATCCCATGCTGGCATCTCAATGATCTCTTACAGTGCCTCCAGTGATCTTGGTATCTGAAAAGGAAATTCCTCTCAACCCGGTGGTATGTATTCAGTCATGACAACTACACACTCTCCTTACTATCCTAGGTTTCATGCCTTTCTTATCCATGCTTGTTCTCATCAAAAGCCATTATTTGTAGAAAAAGGGAAGTAAAGTAAGAATTGAGCAACAATGTTTTCTCTTTGTCATTAGCTATCATGCTGTCTGCCCAACTGTTGGAGATGCATTTGGGCATGATGCAAGGCCAATTAGACAATTAGAGCCAACAACTAGAACTATCTTCAGTGATATGGGCAACCTTGGGAGGCAGTGGGCCGGTTCCCTTCTATTAGAAGTCTTCAAACATAAGCTGGCTGGCCAACTATGGAGGAGACCCTTGGTTAGGTATGAATGGGGCTAGATGGCTGCGGAGGTTCCTTCACACCCTGAAATTCTGTGAATCTCTTACAGATCATGGATGCTGAGAACCACACAGTCTTTTGTGACTTTACTTTTTGTGAATGATGCATGACCTGTGAACAGATTACAGAAGGAAGTCATGCTGATGGAGCATGAGATGGTACAGACATAAATTTGTTGGGCAAATGAAAACCCTTGGGAAAGTTATTTGAGGGAAGATAGAATCTATGTCTTTATAACTAATTCCTGAACCTGACTTTCAATTCCTTTCCTTAGCTCTCTCattataaggggaaaaaagaaatggacacTGGAATCATGGAATGATTTTTTCCTAGGAATCTTTTCCACAGGAACAAGTACACAAGCTCAAATGGAAGAAtccttttcttctcctgttaTTAATCTTCAGTGTGAATTCATCAGCCCACAGCCCTGGCACCAACCTAGTTGCTCTCTTCCTCAAAACTCCCACATATTTGTTAAAGGGATCATTTGTTGCACACCTAGGCACAATCCTAATCCTATCTCTAATTGGCCTCTCTATGTAGGAAACAGGTCTGGGATAGGACATCTAATGGACCTCCATTAAATATGAGACACAGAGGGCTCAGTCCCCCTCAGTTTCTTTTGGCAATGGGAAAATTCAGACACAGGCCACAAGTAGTGTAAgataaattaatgtgcaatacttcaagtattatttttataaaatttattatttgacaaaatagagcCTTGTGACTTAGTCTTTCTACTTGCTCAAAATCCCCTCTCCAAAAAAGCTgtaacaggaaggaaagagagtaaaacacggaactccacccaatttatatcctatctATCTCATCAGCATATAACAACAGGAAATAAGTAGGGTGCTGGGAGTTGTAGTTtttctggggatcatagtttttaagataaaagattctaattacacagtatttGAGACTAAGTAATAGAAAAGTTAGAGAATAACTAAATGCCTGAGGGTATGGACAGTAAGACTTTCAGAAGTGAAAATATTGATATTTATGTATTAAAGAAACTTAATTCTTTGTTGAAGGAGGAAATCAGGAGGATCTTCTTCTACTCCTTGTTCACTGTAATCAAGTCTTTTAGATGGTATTTCTAAAAAGTCTCCAAATAAGAtcaaccattttcttctctgtgccAATTCAATACAATGTATCAGCACAATGTCATGTGCCAATGTGAGAGAACAAAATCATTGACTACAAATCCCTATTCCTACTGAGTCTCTCCTAGCAGGACAGATTTTGTCTTTGGGTTGGATctggattttcttttaaatagattagtatttctattttttttgcattaccTAGATTTCTcactttatctttttccttttctcagagAGTCATCTTTCACACCAAAGAGTTTTTTAatcaaaaaatataaaggaaaaaagcagTGTTTTGGTAAAATTTGtcaatacatataataaaaatctgATAGTATATACAAGTTTTACTGTCATGGATATTTTCACTTCTTCAAGAGTGGGAAAGTTATCTCTTCATATATCTTCTTTGGGAGCATGTGTTTTCTTAATTCTgaagtattaattttaatttttaccattTTCTATTTCCAATCTCATTTTCATGCTATTTAGATCTTGGTTTTTAGATTTGTTTCTTAAGTGGAACACattctagaaattttttttttcattccatgtACATGATTGTAATCTCCGTTTATGTTGTTTTCCCTCTCTGCTTATTCCTTCTTTGCATCAGtacctagaaatatttttatgcttCACTGTATTCATtatgttcatcatttccttcagcaaaatattattccattataccTAATtgccaccatttgttcagcccaGGCTCCATTTGATGGGATACTGAGTTTCCAGGTCCTTGTTTCTACAAAGAAGtgctattatgaatattttaatataaaagagAACCTTTATTTTTGTCAACGATCTCTTTAATGTATATCAGTGAAtctctgaatcaaagggtatagCCGATTTATTTGCACAATTccagattgatttttaaaataaaattgaactaattcacagttctaccaacaatgcacgAGTGTGCCTGTTTTTCTATAGTCTCTCTTACATAGACTATTTCTATTATTTGTCAATTTGTTGGATGTGGGGTGAAACCTCAgggtcatttttatttaaatctatcTTACCCTTAGATATTTGAAGCATTATTTCATATGCTTGTTTATATACTttcatcatttatcaattggggaatggctcttggtCCTTTATATTTTGGTCATTTGTCTATGCATCTTGTATATCAAACCCTTATCAGAGATATTCAATACAATAATACTCCTCTTTTCTTATTCTAGATATGTTAATTTcatttgcacaaaaccttttcaatttcatTCGATATTcctattcttattttcttatctatGTCCTTTTGAAGTTTACTTAACATACCCCTTATTAATTCAGACAATAAAACTTTTGGACAGCTTGAGTTTGATATGGATATTACTTTATCATTTTTGATTTTGTTAAGCATCATGTAATCTCTTTGTCTATCTTTGCTCATGATgtggaattttatttttcctttgtctgatagTGGGATACAATTCCTGCTTTCTTGGTTTCACCTGATGCATAGTAAATTTTTTCTAGACTTTCTTGTCCTtatgacaccatttggagttttcttgatgaagatattggagtagttttccatttctttctccaactcatttgatagatgaggaacttgaaagaaacagggttaagtgatttggccacaGTTATAAATCTATGAGTTGAGATTCTCTATTTCTTCCCATATGAGAGAATAAAATTAGGAAGCATAAAATAGAAGAGTGTGAGGATTGAACCTTGGGCAGGTTCTCCAGACTCCACTtacaagatgaaaaagaagagtAGAAAGTCTATCATGAAGTAAGAATGCCCTGAAGTGGTCAcataatttgaattcaaattgcATGTTTCCATTGGGTTAGACCAATGGCCATGTATTATATCATTACAACTTCAGATGGTGCAAATTTAAATATACACAGAGATACTTAAAcaattcattattcacactaattggGACCCAGCAGTAGAGAAGTTAGTtataagaaaatgagatttttgtcaATTGCTTTGTCTTTTTGCTCTTGGCTCTTCCTTTACGCTTACTCTCCTTTTGAAAATCACTTATGTCTCCTGAACAAAAAGGACAGAGCCAAGGTAATCTATCTCTGTCTGGATCAGGATAAATGAAGGCAAAGATATGAACCAATAATAACTTTATATAAATCAATGATGACTTTAATTCTTAGCAAAATGCTACAAAGTATTATAAAAGTGTAGTTTGCAGAGACAACCTCACAACCAGACACTGTGGGTCCCTCAGCAAAGTCAGGGTAATGATGGACTCATCCATACTCAGAGGGAAGACATGGTAGCTATTGCAGGAAGAATATACTCATAAGCTCCATAGTAAGTCAGTGGATAGGGTTAGGGATATGACTAGCATTTTCACTGATGTAGGGAACTCTGGATAAGGAAACTCACTGTAAGCAGTGTGGATGTGCACATTTTCTGTAATGCAGAGACAAGATATGTTTAGATTTGTCTAGAATACCTCatagttaagtcacttgctcagggaAACATGGCTggtgtataatttttaaaaatttcccagaattctttttcatctcccagcatccctttcccttctccaccacCTTGCATGGTCCCCtttgtatataagttttggtaactcctccctcactcccttctctTGGGGCCATGGCTTGAGTTAGCTCCCCTTTTACtctagtcttttaaaattttagttaatattaataaatcttcTAAATGCAATACTTGGAGtagtggatattaatttaaaattttaaaatttacactgATGAGTCACAcagcactcaggtcttcctagtcCACCAGCAAATCTCTACCCAATATACCATAGGTGGAGACATCAGACACAGCTTTGGGGATCTCATTTTCTCTGATTAGAGCCATATAGTTCCCAGGGCCAGGTATAGATCTAGCTTCTGGGTGACTATTGTCTTGGCTGTCATATGTCAAAGTCTCTGTCCAAGTCAaatcaagtcaaatcaacaagcatttattcaacaTGTATGAGGTAAGCGTCGACAAATATGGAAAACCAAGGGTTATTCCTCTTTCGTAAGAAATCCTTCCTGGATTTCACCTTGTTGTCAGACCAGTTTTGTGCCTGTCAATCCTATAGgccagaaacaatttttttaaattttatagtattttatttgatcatttccatgcattattcattaaagacaaagacaattttcttttcctccctcccaccccccgtagccgacgcatgattccactgggtatcacatgtgttcttgattctaacccattgccatgttgttagtatttgcattagagtgttcgtttagagtctctcctctgtcatgtcccctcaaccgctgtagtcaggcagttgcttttcctcagtgtttctactccctcagtttgtcctctgcttatggatagtgttttttctcctagatccctgcagattgttcagggacattatactgccactaatggagaagtccattacgtccgattataccacagtgtgtcagtctctgtgtacaatgttctcctggttctgctcctttcactctgcatcccttcctggaggttgttccagtctccatggaactcctccactttattattccttttagcacaatagtattccatcaccaacatataccacagtttgttcagccattccccaattgatgggcatccccttgttttccagtttttggccaccacaaagagcgcagctatgaatatttttgtacaagtctttgtgtccattatctctttggggtacagacccagcagtgctatggctggatcaaagggtagatattcttttgtcgccctttgggcatagttccaaattgccctccagaatggttggatcagttcacaactctaccagcaatgaattaatgtccctactttgccacatcccctccagcattcattaccagAAACAATTTTTTATAGGTATCTCTGGCACGtagtacaatgtctggcacatattcATGATCTACTAATGCTTGTTGATGGCATTATATTCAAGGGCAGACTTTCTTTCCAAATGTTCCTTTTGGCTCTGCACTGAGAATGTATCAGGCAG encodes:
- the LOC103094634 gene encoding major histocompatibility complex class I-related gene protein-like isoform X1 — its product is METQWKKLSLLWLLILGIFAQRKTQAAYHKHEMKFTAVGTSKGLLDLIGVAFIDGIQWASYYKSSQKIVVKPTHIYEALGENFLKDMDNEMKDQERGYHHFIQYLTRNDKTESNHTMQLYLDCELDEDTHLSSLVKYGFDGEDFIEIDEHGKWKVLHPWAHSFEDFYEGPDIAKLLNKKYCIGAMLKILQKSSMKESLPPEVYVSRQEFPNGTISFSCTATGFYSQSILMHWKKGVDEAILGKESSSNILPNYDDTFYCRISLEIQPGDSGTGYACVVNHSHLETPTVYPVPEKPSEGNIWVIVLSILLAAILMISCFVIFKKWRKTYSSLHC